The Euphorbia lathyris chromosome 2, ddEupLath1.1, whole genome shotgun sequence genome includes a window with the following:
- the LOC136218256 gene encoding chlorophyllase-1-like, translated as MGRVVEVTVVLAILTVLKVSEAVDDKPPFTLNIFKTGKYPTTFIQLDESSPSTPPKPLRIYSPDQLPGNFPVLLFLHASCLENSYYSKILQFVSTHGYIVIAPQLYMCQVFGNPISGTDEVKYAAEVVNWLPKYLQSVLPSTSKANLDMFTLGGHGRGAKTSFAMAITQGFDVDIAAVLALDPVAGLGKGNEDEPRILTYLPRSFKLTIPNTVIGTGLGNQTICALICPACAPNDMNHVEFYRETTPPTSHIVITDYGHVDMLDDDLDGTMGFIAQHKCVNGDPNKNQIRTTVAGIMAAFLNAYFSSFDGDYMTILHKPEVTPVAIDTPEFILDEDVAYAQF; from the exons ATGGGTAGAGTAGTAGAAGTAACAGTTGTGTTGGCAATTCTGACGGTATTGAAGGTGTCGGAAGCAGTAGATGATAAACCACCTTTcacattaaatatatttaaaacagGAAAATACCCAACTACTTTTATTCAACTCGATGAATCAAGCCCTTCTACACCTCCTAAACCTTTAAGAATATACAGCCCAGATCAGCTCCCCGGTAATTTCCCAGTCCTTTTATTTCTACATGCCTCCTGCCTTGAGAACTCTTACTACTCTAAAATCCTTCAATTCGTATCTACTCATGGTTATATTGTCATCGCTCCTCAG CTATACATGTGCCAAGTATTTGGTAACCCTATAAGTGGAACGGATGAAGTTAAGTATGCAGCAGAAGTGGTGAACTGGTTACCCAAATATCTACAGTCAGTGCTACCTTCCACTTCTAAAGCCAACCTCGACATGTTTACACTTGGAGGCCATGGAAGAGGAGCAAAGACATCTTTTGCAATGGCAATTACACAAGGCTTTGATGTAGATATTGCGGCAGTATTAGCTTTAGACCCTGTTGCTGGCTTAGGTAAAGGAAATGAAGATGAACCCCGAATTCTCACATACCTTCCTCGCTCTTTTAAATTAACCATTCCTAATACTGTTATCGGTACTGGTTTGGGTAATCAAACAATATGTGCATTGATTTGCCCAGCTTGTGCACCCAATGATATGAATCATGTTGAGTTTTACAGGGAGACCACACCTCCTACTAGTCATATTGTCATCACAGATTATGGCCATGTCGACATGCTAGATGATGATCTGGATGGTACTATGGGCTTCATAGCTCAACATAAATGTGTCAATGGGGATcctaataaaaatcaaattagaaCAACGGTTGCTGGAATTATGGCTGCTTTTTTGAATGCTTATTTCTCTTCTTTTGATGGGGATTATATGACCATTTTGCACAAACCTGAAGTTACTCCTGTTGCTATTGATACACCCGAATTTATTTTGGATGAAGACGTCGCCTATGctcaattttaa